CAGCCCCTGCGAGTGGACAAGTTCCTGATGAATTACATCGAAAAAGCCACTCGTAATAAAATTCAGACGGCAGCTAAAGAGGGAAATATACACGTTAACGAGGTTCCGGTAAAATCAAATTACAAAGTGAAGCCGGGGGATGTGGTGCAGGTGTTGTTTGAGCATCCGCCTTATGAATTCCTGCTCACGCCAGAGGATATTCCGCTGGACATTGTTTATGAAGACGATGCACTTCTCATTGTGAATAAACCTGCCGGAATGGTGGTACATCCCGGTCATGGCAACTACAGCGGTACACTTATTAACGCGCTGGTATACCATTTCGAAAACTTGCCGCAAAACAGCGATGAACGCCCGGGGCTTGTACACAGGATAGATAAAGACACCAGCGGCCTGCTGGTTATTGCAAAGACCGAAAAAGCCATGACCAAACTGGCAAAGCAGTTCTTTGACAAAAGCAGCGAGCGCGAGTATATAGCTCTTGTTTGGGGGAATGTGGAAGAGGATGTAGGTACGGTGGAAGGCAATATTGGACGTCACCCCAAAAACAGGCTACAAAACACGGTATACCTTGGTGAAGATGAAGATAAGGGAAAACCTGCGGTAACACATTTTAAAGTGCTTGAAAGGCTGGGTTATGTCACCCTTGTTTCCTGCCAGCTTGAAACCGGCCGTACCCATCAAATCAGGGTGCATATGAAACACATTGGCCACACGCTCTTTAACGACGAGCGTTACGGCGGTGACAAGATTTTGAAAGGAACAACCTTCACCAAATACAAACAGTTTGTAGACAACTGCTTTAAGGTGCTGCCAAGGCAGGCGCTGCACGCCAAAACCCTTGGCTTTAAACATCCCGAAACTGGTGAGTGGATGAGGTTTGATTCTCCCATCCCACAGGATATGCAGGACTGTATAGAGCGCTGGCGAAACTATGCCAAAAATCAAAAGGAATTCATCGACGAATAAGCTTTTTTGATACACCTATCAAAAGGAATAAACGATCCCGGCAGGAAATCTTGTCGGGATTTGATATTTTTGAGGAGTAATAAAAATTTCTCAAGAGAATTTCCATGAAAATAGTTGTATCGCCCGCCAAAACACTCGACTACGAATCTAAATTACCCACAACCAGAGGAACCCAGCCCTCATTTCTCGAAACCACAGCCGGCATTAACCGGAAGCTTTCGCGCATGTCAAAAAAAGAGATCGGCGAACTCATGAGTATCAGCGATAAACTGGCCGATCTTAATTACAGTCGTTACCAGCAATTTTCTGAAGAACATACCAAACAAAATTCCCGGCCTGCGGTCTATGCTTTTGCCGGAGATGTTTATACAGGTCTTGATGCCTACACCATTCCTTCTGAAAAGATCGATTTTATGCAGGATTCTTTGCGGATCCTTTCAGGTTACTACGGAATTTTAAGGCCGCTGGACCTTATTCAGCCGTACCGCCTCGAGATGGGAACATCCTTGCTGGTAGGCCGTAAGAAAAACCTCTATGAAATCTGGCAGGAGAAGGTGACAGCTTATTTGAACGAAGAGCTTAAAGAAGATGAACTTTTTGTAAACCTGGCGAGCCAGGAGTATTTCAAGGCCATAGATACTTCACACCTGAAAGTGCCGGTAATTTCTCCGGTGTTTAAAGATTACAAGAACGGCAAGCTGAAGATCATCAGTTTTTTTGCAAAAAAAGCACGGGGTTCTATGGCCAGATTTCTTATTGAGTCTGAAGCCCAGACACTTGAGCAGCTCAAAGCCTTTGATGTGGATGGCTACAGATTTTCGGCTGAAGAAACCTCTAATGAGAACGAGCCGGTTTTTACGAGATAGCTTCAGCAGCAGGAAGTGTTAAAGTATTTAAAAAAGCGGTGAGACACCGCTTTTTTCTTTTTAATTTCTGAAATTAGGAGAGGTTTCAAAAATGTCATTTTTTGGGCCCCTTCAGAAGCGAAACATAATCACCAAAAAAGCAACTTCAGAAAATGAAAATTAAAAAGGTTTTAGTAGCGAACAGAGGAGAAATAGCCATCAGGATATTTAGAGCCTGTACCGAGATTGGGTTAAGAACCGTGGGTATTTATACCTACGAAGACCGCTATTCCCTGCACCGTTACAAGGCCGATGAATCTTACCAGATAGGGGCCGATAAAGATCCTCTAAAGCCTTATTTAGACATTAAGGCCATTATCAAAGTGGCTAAGGAAAACGCTGTGGATGCAATCCATCCCGGTTACGGTTTTCTTTCTGAAAATGCCGAATTTGCCAGGCAATGTGAAGAGAACGGGATCATTTTTATAGGCCCAAAGGTTTCTGTGCTTCAGTCCTTGGGGGATAAAGTAAAAGCCAAGGAAGTTGCGGTGGCAAATGATATTCCGGTAATCCGCAGTAACGAAAAAGATCTCACCACGGTTGAAGTGGCACTCGAGGAAGCCGAAAAAATAGGTTATCCGGTAATGCTGAAGGCTGCATCGGGAGGCGGCGGCCGCGGAATGCGGGTAATACGTTCGGAAGATGATTTAAAAAGCGGTTTTAACGAATCTCGAAGAGAGGCTAAAAATGCTTTTGGTGACGATACTGTCTTCCTTGAAAAATTCGTGGAAGATCCCAAACATATCGAAATTCAAATCGTGGGAGACCATCACGGGAACCTGGTGCACCTTTTCGAGAGAGATTGTTCTGTACAGCGCAGGTATCAAAAAGTGATAGAATTTGCTCCCTCCATGGGGCTTGATGAAAAGGTGAAACAGGACCTGTACATTTACGCGGTTAAACTTTGTAAGGCCGTGGATTATAACAATATAGGGACTGTAGAATTTCTTGTAGACCGCACCGGGGAGATCTTTTTTATTGAAGTGAACCCACGCATACAGGTGGAACACACGGTTACCGAGATCATTACCAATATTGATCTTGTAAAAGCCCAGATTTTTATCGCCGGCGGTTATAAGCTGAGTGATAAACAAATTAAGATTGAAAGTCAGGATTCTATACAAACGAATGGTTTTGCCCTGCAGTGCCGCATCACTACCGAAGATCCTACAAATAATTTTAAACCAGATTACGGTACGATCACAACCTATAGAAGTGCTTCAGGTTTCGGAATTAGACTGGATGCCGGTAGTATTTATCAGGGTGTAAAAGTGTCACCTTTCTTTGATTCTATGCTGGTAAAGGTTTCCGCCAGTAGCCGTACTCTCGACGGGGCATGTCGCAAAATGCGAAGGGCGCTGGCAGAGTTCAGGATAAGGGGGGTGATGACCAATATTGGTTTTCTCGACAACATACTTTCCCATCCTACTTTCCGGCAGGGTGATGTTACGGTGAATTTCATTAAAGAACACCCTGAACTTTTCCAGATTAAAAAGACACGAAACCGGGCCACAAAAATGGTGAAATTCCTTGGTGATGTGATCATCAACGGAAATGAGGACGTAAAAAAACCTGAAAAGAGGAAGTTTATTAAGCCAGTCGTTCCGTCATTTAAAGATGATAATGCCTACCCTAAAGGCACCAAAGACCTGCTTTCGGAATACGGACCGGAAAAATTTTCCCGCTGGCTGTTGCACGAAGGGAAAGTACATTTCACTGACACTACCATGCGCGATGCCCACCAGAGTCTGCTGGCAACACGTATGCGTACTTATGATATGGAGAAGGTGGCTGAAGGCTTTGCCCGCAACCATCCCGAAGTTTTTAGTATGGAAGTATGGGGCGGTGCGACCTTCGATGTTTGCATGCGGTTCTTAAAAGAAGATCCGTGGGAAAGGTTGAGAAGGTTACGCGCGGCTATGCCCAATGTATTGCTTCAAATGCTGCTGCGGGGCTCCAATGGGGTGGGTTACACCGCCTATCCCGATAACCTGATTGAAAAATTTGTAGAACAGGCCTGGGAAAACGGGGTGGATGTTTTCAGGATCTTTGACAGTCTCAACTGGATGGAATCTATCGCTCCCTGTATTGAGCATGTGAGGAATAAAACTAACGGCCTGGCCGAAGGAACCATCTGCTATACGGGAGACCTTATGAACCCGAAAGAGACTAAATATAACCTCGACTACTACGTACAGCTTGGTAAAGATATAGAGAACGCAGGGGCCCATATCATCGGGATTAAAGATATGGCAGGGATCCTGAAGCCCGATGCGGCTTTTGAACTGGTGTCGGCCCTTAAATCCCGCATCAATGTTCCTATTCACCTGCATACTCATGACACCTCTTCCATACAGGCGGCCACTTATCTCAAGGCCATAGAGGCGGGGGTAGATGTGGTTGATGTTGCCCTTGGTGGCCTTTCCGGACTTACCTCGCAGCCCAACTTCAATTCTATAGTGGAAATGCTGAAGTTCCACGATCGCGGCAGAGCTTTTAACACCGATAAATTAAATGAATATTCCCAGTACTGGGAAGCCGTAAGGCGCTACTACTATCCTTTTGAATCGGGCTTAAAAGCTGGTTCAGGAGAAGTCTATAAACACGAGATTCCGGGAGGACAGTATTCCAACCTCAAGCCGCAGGCCGAGAGCCTTGGCCTGGCCGATCGCTTTCACGAGATCACCGAAATGTACAGCAAAGTGAATGAGCTTTTTGGCGACATCATTAAAGTTACACCCAGCTCAAAAGTGGTGGGAGACATGGCGCAGTACCTGGTAAGTAACAACCTTTCTATTGAAGATGTGCTTGAAAAAGGAGAGGATATTTCTTTTCCGCAGTCGGTGAAAAGTTTTTTTAGAGGAGATCTTGGTCAGCCATATGGCGGATTTCCTGAAAAAATTCAGAAGATCGTCCTCAAGGATGAAAAACCTTATACCGAAAGACCTAACGCATACCTGGAACCTATAGATTTTGAAAAGGAATTTGCCAAATTTGAAAAGACCTTCGGCGAAGGTATGGGCAGGGATGTAGAGATCACCGATTTTCTTTCCTATAAATTGTACCCCAAAGTATTCACCGATTTCTACAACCACCACTTAGAATTTGGAGGGGTGATGAATGTGCCTACAAAGAATTTCTTCTACGGGATGGAACCGGGAGAAGAGATCATTGTAGACCTTGATCGTGGGAAAACCCTGCTTATCGAATTCCTTTCTATAGGAGAGACCGATGAAGACGGAATGGCTAAAGTTTTCTTTAAAGTGAACGGGCAAACCAGGGCTGTTGAGGTTAAGGATAAATCTGTGAAGGTGGAGAAAGTAGTACATCAAAAGGTTGATAAAGACGACAAAAAGCAGGTGGGCGCACCACTGCAGGGAGCTTTGTCAAACATCCAGGTTGAGCCGGGGCAAAAAGTGGAAAATAACCAGCCGCTGTTCGTGATCGAAGCCATGAAAATGGAAACTACCATCACCGCCAATACAGCCGGAGAAGTAGATAAGATCGTGCTCAAAGAAGGCGACATGGTCTATGCAGATGATCTGGTAATTGTGCTGAAGTAGTATAGAGAAGTTAGTATATGAATTGAGATTAAAGCAGCAAACTTCAAGCACCAGATTCCAAATCTAACTTAAAGATTGCGCGTATTGCAATCCTGTCGCGCCTGAGGCCAATAAAATTATCTTTTTTTAGAAAAAGGTCATCTATTGATTGGAATTTGGTGCTTTGGTGCCTGGAATTTTGTTGAATCTTAAATCCTGAACCTTGAATCCTGAATTATTTCACCATACCCATCCTTACAAACCATTTATTCCCGAAAATGCCACCAAACTCATTGTTGGTACCTTGCCGCCGCCCAGGTTCACTACCAGGCAATTAAAAGAAGATGATGTAGATTTCTGTTATGGCAGCAGGGACGGGATGTTATGGCAAATTATTGACAGGATCTTCAATCTGGATCTCAAATTTGAAAACACACCCGAAGCCGTAAAACAGCGAAAAGATTTCCTGGCAAAAAAGGGCATAGGGATTTGTGATACCGTGGAAAGCTGCAGGCGCGAAAAAATAGATGCTTCAGATCTGGGGATGCTGCATGTGGAATTGCGGGACCTGATTGGCATTTTGCGCAGACATGAAAAAATTGACACCCTACTTTTCACCGGAGGCAACAGCAAGAATGGCCCCGAATATTTCTTCCGAAGAATATTAAAAGAAGAAAAGATTAAAATTAAAGTGATCTCTAACGATGTGCCGCGGGTCCACCAGTTTTTGCTTGACGGCAGGCCCATTAACACGGTATCGCTCACTGCGCCTTCAGGTTCGGCCAACAGGGCTATTGGCAGTATGGAGCTGTACAAACACCTAAAAAAACAAGACCCTGAATTCAATACTATTGATTTCAGGGTCTTGCAATACCGTCAGTTCTTAAAAGACTAAACGGATTCTTTTTCTAGCGGATCTTTTATTTGCTGCGGTTTCGTGGTAAATTTTCCTCGTTTAGGCCGCAGTTTTCCGAAGGTATTCAGCGGAGTTTTACCGGTTTTGGTCTCTTTTTTCCGCCTGCTCATTATTTTTTGTTTTTTTGATCCTTTATGGTCTTTTCATCAATGTCAAAATCATTAGTTTCAATATCCCTGTTTCCAATTTCCCCGCTTAAAGGGTCATTATCACTGCGTCTCTTTCTGCTATCGTGTTTATCCTGAATCTTTCCCATAACTATCAATTTTAAATTCAATTCAAGATACAAAATCTCATGGTTTTTTGCTATTAAAGCCTTGTTAATAAAGGCATTGCTTATCTTATGGAACTTATAAAATCCCCGATGCCGCCGGTGCCTTTTTCGCTAAGCTGTTTAATAAATGCGCTGCCAATAATGGCACCTTTGGTGTGAGAAGTCGCCGTGCTAAAGGTCTCGTGATCCTTAATTCCAAAGCCCACAATAAGAGGGTTCTTTAATGCCATTTTTGACACCCTGGTAAAATACTCCTTTTGCGTGTCTCCAAAACCTCCTGTTCCGCCTGTAACCGCCGCCGTGCTCACCATATAAATAAAACCTTCGGAAGCCTCATCGATCTTTCTGATTCTTTCTTCGGAAGTTTGGGGAGTGATAAGAAACACCGGAAGCAGGTCATACTGCTGAAAAATTCTCTTGTAGTGCAACTCGTATTCAGTTAGCGGAAGATCGGGAATAATAAGTCCGTCAATGCCTGTTTCACTGCACTTGCGGCAGAATTTCTCCACTCCATACTGAAGTATCGGGTTAAAATAGCCCATGATCAACAACGGAATATCAACCGTTTCCCTGATGTTTTCCAACTGATCAAAAAGTTTGGTGGTGGTCATGCCGTTTTCCAGCGCAATTTCCGAACTCCTTTGTATCACCGGGCCATCGGCTAATGGATCGCTAAATGGCAATCCAATTTCTACCATGGCCACTCCATTCTTCTGAAGTTCCTTGAGTATAGTCACCGTATCTCCGGGTTGAGGATATCCGGCTGTAAAGTAGATGGAAAGCAGCTTTTTTGAAGGCTCCTCCTGAAGTTTTTGTTTGATTCTGTTCATTTATTCTGATTTAAACCTAACAGGTTTTCAAAACCTGTTAGGTTTGATTTATATCTACGTTAAGCTGTCCCGAACCATCGGGAATTTCAACTTCCATTAGATCCTGAAACCAGTTCAGGATGACGAAGCTTACAAGTTAAAATGTTCAATATAAGTGTTGAGGTCTTTATCCCCGCGCCCCGAAAGGTTCACCACAACCACTTCATCCTTTTCAAATTTCCTCTTGTCAAAAATGGCTAAAGCATGGGCTGTTTCAATGGCGGGAATGATCCCTTCCAGCTTGCATAACTGCAACCCTGCAGCCATGGCTTCTTCATCGGTAACCGAAATAAATTTCCCGCGACCGGTCCTAAACAGGTTGGCATGCAAAGGCCCAACCCCCGGATAATCCAGTCCGGCAGAGATGGAATAAGGTTCTGTGATCTGCCCGTCATCGGTTTGCATGAGCAGGGTTTTACTGCCGTGAATAATCCCTTCGCGGCCAAGAGCCGAAGTTGCAGCACTTTTTCCGGTAAGTATGCCTTCCCCGGCGGCCTCAACAGCAATGATATTTACTTTCTCATCGTCGAGGTAGTGATAGTAAATTCCGGCGGCATTACTGCCTCCGCCCACACAGGCTACCACATGATCTGGTGCTTCACGGCCTTCCTTTTCCTGAAGCTGCTTTTTCACCTCTTCAGAAATTACACTTTGGAAACGGGCTACCATATCGGGGTAGGGATGAGGCCCCACCACCGAACCAATGATGTAATGCGTGTCTACCGGATTGTTGATCCAGTCGCGGATGGCTTCATTGGTGGCGTCTTTCAATGTTCGGCTGCCCGATTTTGCCGGCACCACCGTAGCGCCCAGCATCTTCATCCGGGCCACGTTTGGCGCCTGCCTCTTAATGTCAATCTCGCCCATATACACCACGCACTCAATGCCCATTAAAGCACAAACCGTCGCAGTGGCAACGCCGTGCTGGCCTGCCCCGGTTTCAGCAATGATACGGTTTTTGCCCAGGCGTTTTGCCATCAGGATCTGCCCAATGGTGTTATTTACTTTATGCGCCCCGGTATGGCAAAGGTCTTCGCGTTTTAAATAGACTTTGGCACCGAATTTCTCGCTGAACCTTTCAGCAAAATACAGCGGAGTGGGCCGCCCTACATAATCCTTCAGCAGCTGGCGGAATTCTTTCTGAAAACCCTCTTCCTGCATGATGTTCAGATAGCCGGAACGCAGTTCTTCCACATTTGGGTATAGCATTTCAGGGATAAAGGCGCCGCCAAAATCCCCGTAATATCCTTTTTCGTTTACTTGATAACTCATAATTTCTAATTGTATAGCCGTTCCCTGAAGGTCTTCAAAGCTTCGGCGTCTTTTACTGCCGGGGCAGTTTCAAATTTACTGTTCACGTCAATGCCATAAAAGACCTCCTCTTTTTGCCTTTTTTGGAAGGTATGGTAAAGTTCTTTTACTGCGGCTGCATCACCGGGCCCAATCCCGCCACTTAAAAAGAAGGGCGTGTTTGAAGAATAATTTTCCAGGATTTCCCAGTTGAAGCTAATGCCGTTGCCGCCCCGGTTCTTTCCGCGGGTGTCAAAAAGGAAATAATCCACTATAGCTTCATACGGCTGTAACTTCTCAAAATCAAAGTCTTCTTTGATGCCGAATACCTTGATGAGCTCAATTTCTTCGGAAATCTGCTGCTTCAGGCTGCGAATAAACTCCGGACTTTCATCTCCGTGTAACTGAAGTGCCGAAAGTTGGTAT
This Salinimicrobium tongyeongense DNA region includes the following protein-coding sequences:
- the trpA gene encoding tryptophan synthase subunit alpha — its product is MNRIKQKLQEEPSKKLLSIYFTAGYPQPGDTVTILKELQKNGVAMVEIGLPFSDPLADGPVIQRSSEIALENGMTTTKLFDQLENIRETVDIPLLIMGYFNPILQYGVEKFCRKCSETGIDGLIIPDLPLTEYELHYKRIFQQYDLLPVFLITPQTSEERIRKIDEASEGFIYMVSTAAVTGGTGGFGDTQKEYFTRVSKMALKNPLIVGFGIKDHETFSTATSHTKGAIIGSAFIKQLSEKGTGGIGDFISSIR
- a CDS encoding RluA family pseudouridine synthase codes for the protein MISENNNPEPEDNDDDLYEHHRFVADKGQQPLRVDKFLMNYIEKATRNKIQTAAKEGNIHVNEVPVKSNYKVKPGDVVQVLFEHPPYEFLLTPEDIPLDIVYEDDALLIVNKPAGMVVHPGHGNYSGTLINALVYHFENLPQNSDERPGLVHRIDKDTSGLLVIAKTEKAMTKLAKQFFDKSSEREYIALVWGNVEEDVGTVEGNIGRHPKNRLQNTVYLGEDEDKGKPAVTHFKVLERLGYVTLVSCQLETGRTHQIRVHMKHIGHTLFNDERYGGDKILKGTTFTKYKQFVDNCFKVLPRQALHAKTLGFKHPETGEWMRFDSPIPQDMQDCIERWRNYAKNQKEFIDE
- the yaaA gene encoding peroxide stress protein YaaA, which produces MKIVVSPAKTLDYESKLPTTRGTQPSFLETTAGINRKLSRMSKKEIGELMSISDKLADLNYSRYQQFSEEHTKQNSRPAVYAFAGDVYTGLDAYTIPSEKIDFMQDSLRILSGYYGILRPLDLIQPYRLEMGTSLLVGRKKNLYEIWQEKVTAYLNEELKEDELFVNLASQEYFKAIDTSHLKVPVISPVFKDYKNGKLKIISFFAKKARGSMARFLIESEAQTLEQLKAFDVDGYRFSAEETSNENEPVFTR
- a CDS encoding uracil-DNA glycosylase family protein; its protein translation is MNPELFHHTHPYKPFIPENATKLIVGTLPPPRFTTRQLKEDDVDFCYGSRDGMLWQIIDRIFNLDLKFENTPEAVKQRKDFLAKKGIGICDTVESCRREKIDASDLGMLHVELRDLIGILRRHEKIDTLLFTGGNSKNGPEYFFRRILKEEKIKIKVISNDVPRVHQFLLDGRPINTVSLTAPSGSANRAIGSMELYKHLKKQDPEFNTIDFRVLQYRQFLKD
- a CDS encoding pyruvate carboxylase, with the translated sequence MKIKKVLVANRGEIAIRIFRACTEIGLRTVGIYTYEDRYSLHRYKADESYQIGADKDPLKPYLDIKAIIKVAKENAVDAIHPGYGFLSENAEFARQCEENGIIFIGPKVSVLQSLGDKVKAKEVAVANDIPVIRSNEKDLTTVEVALEEAEKIGYPVMLKAASGGGGRGMRVIRSEDDLKSGFNESRREAKNAFGDDTVFLEKFVEDPKHIEIQIVGDHHGNLVHLFERDCSVQRRYQKVIEFAPSMGLDEKVKQDLYIYAVKLCKAVDYNNIGTVEFLVDRTGEIFFIEVNPRIQVEHTVTEIITNIDLVKAQIFIAGGYKLSDKQIKIESQDSIQTNGFALQCRITTEDPTNNFKPDYGTITTYRSASGFGIRLDAGSIYQGVKVSPFFDSMLVKVSASSRTLDGACRKMRRALAEFRIRGVMTNIGFLDNILSHPTFRQGDVTVNFIKEHPELFQIKKTRNRATKMVKFLGDVIINGNEDVKKPEKRKFIKPVVPSFKDDNAYPKGTKDLLSEYGPEKFSRWLLHEGKVHFTDTTMRDAHQSLLATRMRTYDMEKVAEGFARNHPEVFSMEVWGGATFDVCMRFLKEDPWERLRRLRAAMPNVLLQMLLRGSNGVGYTAYPDNLIEKFVEQAWENGVDVFRIFDSLNWMESIAPCIEHVRNKTNGLAEGTICYTGDLMNPKETKYNLDYYVQLGKDIENAGAHIIGIKDMAGILKPDAAFELVSALKSRINVPIHLHTHDTSSIQAATYLKAIEAGVDVVDVALGGLSGLTSQPNFNSIVEMLKFHDRGRAFNTDKLNEYSQYWEAVRRYYYPFESGLKAGSGEVYKHEIPGGQYSNLKPQAESLGLADRFHEITEMYSKVNELFGDIIKVTPSSKVVGDMAQYLVSNNLSIEDVLEKGEDISFPQSVKSFFRGDLGQPYGGFPEKIQKIVLKDEKPYTERPNAYLEPIDFEKEFAKFEKTFGEGMGRDVEITDFLSYKLYPKVFTDFYNHHLEFGGVMNVPTKNFFYGMEPGEEIIVDLDRGKTLLIEFLSIGETDEDGMAKVFFKVNGQTRAVEVKDKSVKVEKVVHQKVDKDDKKQVGAPLQGALSNIQVEPGQKVENNQPLFVIEAMKMETTITANTAGEVDKIVLKEGDMVYADDLVIVLK
- a CDS encoding phosphoribosylanthranilate isomerase yields the protein MNLKLKICGMREPENMSRIAALKPDYLGLIFFDGSPRNVVGEIFQVDQNIRKTGVFVNASEENILEKIKKYQLSALQLHGDESPEFIRSLKQQISEEIELIKVFGIKEDFDFEKLQPYEAIVDYFLFDTRGKNRGGNGISFNWEILENYSSNTPFFLSGGIGPGDAAAVKELYHTFQKRQKEEVFYGIDVNSKFETAPAVKDAEALKTFRERLYN
- the trpB gene encoding tryptophan synthase subunit beta, producing MSYQVNEKGYYGDFGGAFIPEMLYPNVEELRSGYLNIMQEEGFQKEFRQLLKDYVGRPTPLYFAERFSEKFGAKVYLKREDLCHTGAHKVNNTIGQILMAKRLGKNRIIAETGAGQHGVATATVCALMGIECVVYMGEIDIKRQAPNVARMKMLGATVVPAKSGSRTLKDATNEAIRDWINNPVDTHYIIGSVVGPHPYPDMVARFQSVISEEVKKQLQEKEGREAPDHVVACVGGGSNAAGIYYHYLDDEKVNIIAVEAAGEGILTGKSAATSALGREGIIHGSKTLLMQTDDGQITEPYSISAGLDYPGVGPLHANLFRTGRGKFISVTDEEAMAAGLQLCKLEGIIPAIETAHALAIFDKRKFEKDEVVVVNLSGRGDKDLNTYIEHFNL